CTTTTCGAATATGAAACGAATTGATAAAAAGGCAACATTCGGACAACAGGCAAGCAAGGTTACGCACTAGCGGACACACTTAGCCAGGCGATTTCCAGAAAAGAATTTCTTGAAGGAGATTCTTTGCCTTCCATCAATCAGTTAAGCGCTCAATACGGAGTATCACGTGATACGGTTTTCAAGGCTTTCCTTGATTTACGCGAACGAGGACTGATCGACTCCACTCCCGGAAAAGGATATTATGTGACGAGCCAGGTGACCAATATCTTATTGCTGCTCGACCAATACACTCCTTTCAAAGAAGCTTTATACAATAGTTTCGTCAGACATCTGCCCATTAACTATAAGGTAGACTTATTGTTTCATCAATACAACGAACGGTTGTTCAATACGATCCTCCGGGAATCCATCGGAAAATACAACAAATACATCGTGATGAATTTCGATAACGAGAAATTCAGCACTGTTCTCAATAAAATTAATCCTTCAAGATTATTACTTCTCGATTTCGGCAAATTTGAAAAAGAAAAGTATTCATATATCTGTCAGGATTTTAATGATTCTTTCTATCAGGCATTGAATCTGCTCAAGGAAATGTTAAGGAACTATCACCAGCTCGTTTTTCTGTTTCCCAAAAGCCTGAAACACCCTCAAAGCAGTAAGGTATATTTTACCCGTTTCTGTCAGGAACAGGGGGTTCTCTGTGAAATACAAGAGGATATTGAGAATCTGATCGTACGTAAGGGAGTTGCCTATATCGCCATCAAACAACAAGACGTAGTAAAGGTGGTGAAACAAGGAAGATTGGAAGGGCTGGAATGCGGAAAAGATTTCGGTCTGTTGGCGTACAATGATATTCCTTCCTACGAAGTGATTGATGAAGGAATAACCTCATTGAGTATTGATTGGGAAATGATGGGAAACGAAGCCGCCAATTTCGTTCTCAATAATGTACCGGTGCAGAAGTTCTTGCCGACGGAAGTAAGACTTCGAAAGTCGCTTTAATTTTTTTTGCAAATAAATCAGCACAGCTCAGCACAGATTTTAATTAATCATTTAATAGATAAACAGTTCATCGAACAAGCACACCGTTACGGAGATGCTAAGTTAATGCTTTGCAGCAGCGGTAACCTTTCCTGGAGAATCGGAGAAGAAGCATTGATTTCCGGTACGGGTTCCTGGGTTCCTACACTTGGCAAAGAAAAAGTCTCTATCTGCCATATTGCCAGCGGCACCCCTACCAATGGTGTAAAACCGTCTATGGAAAGCACATTCCATTTAGGGATTCTCCGCGAGCGTCCGGACGTCAATGTCGTTCTCCACTTTCAATCAGAATATGCCACGGCTGTCTCCTGCATGAAGAACAAACCGACAAACTTCAACGTAACAGCAGAAATTCCCTG
The Bacteroides caecimuris DNA segment above includes these coding regions:
- a CDS encoding class II aldolase/adducin family protein; translated protein: MNHLIDKQFIEQAHRYGDAKLMLCSSGNLSWRIGEEALISGTGSWVPTLGKEKVSICHIASGTPTNGVKPSMESTFHLGILRERPDVNVVLHFQSEYATAVSCMKNKPTNFNVTAEIPCHVGSEIPVIPYYRPGSPELAKAVVEAMLKHNSVLLTNHGQVVCGKDFNQVYERATFFEMACRIIVQSGGDYSVLTPAEIEDLEIYVLGKKTN